In the Mercenaria mercenaria strain notata unplaced genomic scaffold, MADL_Memer_1 contig_3254, whole genome shotgun sequence genome, one interval contains:
- the LOC128552876 gene encoding heavy metal-binding protein HIP-like (The sequence of the model RefSeq protein was modified relative to this genomic sequence to represent the inferred CDS: added 41 bases not found in genome assembly) yields the protein MIRMEIKMEDLVKEIKATEEHVVTILDDMEKKMEGFADAYGNLEENVTKSFVDAKADLDLVKESLKDEVIRFKDSLKVEIDLKKAEVDDFKDNSTDELFGFKESLKTEIDDKKAEIDQYNQEAADYLNGFMANITARVQKEITELDLLEVKLGNPTAAFNVHNPMDQSIGTGEIFQYADVLLNKGGGYNTTTRKFVAPITGLYYFSAHVCALSGKFVHYGIVVGDNVRAASSQREDTDSSCGSVSTIALVSDGEEVYVKCLSGNSYEAQISENSYRWNSFIGALIQ from the exons aataaaggcAACGGAAGAACATGTGGTTACGATTTTGGACGATATGGAAAAGAAAATGGAAGGTTTTGCGGATGCTTACGGAAACCTCGAAGAGAATGTTACAAAGTCGTTTGTAGACGCAAAGGCAGATCTCGATTTAGTCAAGGAATCGTTGAAGGATGAAGTCATCCGTTTCAAAGACAGTCTGAAAGTTGAAATTGATCTTAAGAAAGCAGAAGTGGATGATTTCAAAGACAACTCTACCGACGAGCTTTTTGGCTTTAAGGAGAGCCTTAAAACAGAAATTGATGATAAGAAAGCAGAAATTGATCAGTATAACCAAGAGGCTGCAGACTACTTGAATGGATTCATGGCAAATATAACCGCAAGAGTACAAAAGGAGATAACAGAACTTGATCTTTTGGAAG tcaagctTGGAAACCCCACGGCTGCATTTAACGTGCATAATCCCATGGATCAGAGCATCGGCACCGGTGAAATTTTCCAGTATGCTGATGTACTTTTGAACAAAGGGGGCGGCTATAACACAACCACGAGGAAGTTTGTTGCTCCGATTACAGGCCTTTACTACTTTTCCGCCCACGTCTGCGCTCTTTCTGGTAAATTTGTTCACTATGGTATTGTCGTAGGGGACAACGTGCGTGCTGCAAGTAGTCAGCGGGAGGATACGGATTCGAGCTGCGGTTCTGTGTCTACAATTGCCTTAGTCAGCGACGGGGAGGAAGTTTATGTTAAGTGCCTTTCCGGGAATTCGTATGAAGCACAGATCAGCGAAAACTCTTATCGTTGGAACTCTTTTATCGGTGCTTTAATACAGTAG